From a region of the Pseudodesulfovibrio senegalensis genome:
- a CDS encoding DUF4405 domain-containing protein, with translation MFRKIVSLTSLLSFIITLFTSVVLYITPHGRVAYWADWSFLGLDKTQWGDIHITVGLLFCIASLLHIWLNWKPIMAYMKNRARELVVMTTPMIFSLFLVAVVTAGTLMHVQPMQAVLDFGETIKENQTTTLGNPPYGHAELSPLRVFCAHMGFDLEQSMHILKETGYTEKLDPSTKLVDLAHANGVTPQHVYLALRDAFSGGDAFKALPPSAPEGTGKMTLQALGTAYDLPMQEMLRRLTVAGLEATPEMTLKQIAQKYATSPKKVFETLRGDNR, from the coding sequence ATGTTCAGAAAAATCGTTTCACTGACCAGTTTGCTGTCGTTTATCATCACCCTGTTCACCAGCGTGGTGCTCTACATCACGCCCCATGGTCGGGTAGCCTATTGGGCGGACTGGAGTTTCCTCGGTTTGGACAAAACCCAATGGGGCGACATCCACATCACGGTGGGCCTGCTCTTCTGCATTGCTTCCCTGCTGCACATCTGGCTCAACTGGAAACCCATCATGGCATACATGAAAAACCGCGCCCGCGAACTGGTGGTCATGACCACCCCCATGATCTTCAGCCTGTTCCTTGTGGCCGTGGTCACGGCCGGAACCCTCATGCACGTGCAGCCCATGCAGGCGGTGCTCGACTTCGGTGAGACCATCAAGGAAAACCAGACCACCACGTTGGGCAACCCGCCCTACGGCCATGCGGAACTCAGCCCTCTGCGCGTTTTCTGCGCCCATATGGGCTTTGATCTTGAACAATCCATGCATATCCTGAAGGAGACGGGCTATACCGAAAAACTCGACCCCTCCACCAAACTTGTGGATCTGGCCCATGCCAACGGCGTGACCCCGCAGCATGTCTATCTGGCCCTGCGCGACGCCTTTTCCGGGGGCGATGCCTTCAAGGCCCTGCCGCCCAGCGCCCCCGAGGGAACCGGCAAGATGACCCTGCAGGCATTGGGGACGGCCTATGACCTGCCCATGCAGGAGATGCTCCGCCGCCTGACCGTGGCCGGACTGGAAGCAACCCCGGAAATGACCCTGAAACAAATCGCACAGAAGTACGCCACCTCGCCCAAGAAGGTGTTTGAAACCCTGCGCGGAGACAACCGGTAA
- a CDS encoding deoxycytidylate deaminase — protein sequence MHQRMPWPEYFMKIAHLVAQRSTCLRRAVGAIAVMDKRVVATGYNGVPSKVPHCEEVGCIRETMSVPSGQRHELCRGLHAEQNVIIQAATHGLSLQGCDIYCTTQPCLICTKMLINVGAANIYYAEHYPDELAENMLAEAGVNHALLEGDFQS from the coding sequence ATGCATCAGAGAATGCCCTGGCCAGAATATTTCATGAAGATAGCGCATCTTGTGGCTCAACGCTCCACATGCCTGCGTCGGGCGGTGGGCGCCATCGCGGTCATGGACAAGCGCGTGGTCGCCACCGGGTACAACGGCGTGCCTTCCAAGGTTCCCCATTGCGAGGAAGTCGGCTGCATCCGCGAGACCATGAGCGTGCCTTCCGGCCAGCGGCACGAACTGTGCCGGGGACTGCATGCGGAACAGAACGTTATCATTCAGGCTGCCACGCACGGTCTTTCATTGCAGGGGTGCGACATCTACTGCACCACCCAGCCCTGTCTGATCTGCACCAAAATGCTCATCAACGTGGGCGCGGCCAACATCTACTATGCCGAACATTACCCGGATGAACTGGCGGAAAACATGCTTGCCGAAGCCGGAGTGAACCATGCCCTTCTCGAAGGCGATTTCCAGTCCTGA
- a CDS encoding two-component system sensor histidine kinase NtrB, whose protein sequence is MEVRSRDNEQGPVVALVLALIVLGVGSLFLTWKSIARQRALVENNLFLSGGSIARGVESNLMRIVRSMGGNRAVYPMFPTLSRDLLQELAASDDFRFIAVVDDRGNVLVSSAPAEDTPQIDFSGIENKVLDSGQTWHFMTSNTQGETLISGLLMRPVIAALLSEKNRKALPGQPPGDSPEIHEQKHASGTRAYLIIGLNADRHLQQFKQYRRAAMLQTGYVFLAAVFLWFLAFAYIRRREQGKRLVRLEQFQNRLLDNMPDGLINVGADGTILAANGSAKMLLAPPDKEADRNLVGRNWKDLPIDDPEPAEVETGEYQWRQHEYHGRNLEILSVPFPEGDNSAPELGLRLVLIRDRTRIRRLEEDLNEARRLATIGSLAAGVAHEVRNPLSSLRGFAQLFAEKLKGQEPLNSYATTMVQEADRLNRVVTDLLYLARPRALAPVEVNLAEEGESLKKLMRFDMEHGGVEPVFDFKAPTVWADPDALKQVLLNLTANSLDALGKNEGEKIVGISSHSQDRGVWVCVNDNGSGMDEEIRQQALEPFFTAKSKGTGLGLAIVHNIMRAHKGQISIDSSPDQGTTVRLFFPNPADEDTET, encoded by the coding sequence ATGGAAGTTCGCTCCCGGGACAACGAACAGGGGCCGGTGGTCGCCCTGGTGCTCGCTCTGATCGTGCTGGGCGTGGGCAGCCTGTTCCTGACCTGGAAAAGCATCGCCCGCCAACGCGCATTGGTGGAAAACAACCTGTTCCTTTCGGGCGGATCCATTGCCCGCGGCGTGGAGTCGAACCTCATGCGCATCGTACGCAGCATGGGGGGCAACCGCGCTGTCTACCCCATGTTCCCCACCCTGTCCCGGGACCTCTTGCAGGAACTGGCCGCGTCCGACGACTTCCGCTTCATCGCCGTGGTTGACGACCGCGGCAACGTGCTGGTCAGCTCCGCCCCGGCGGAAGACACCCCGCAGATCGATTTCTCGGGCATAGAAAACAAGGTGCTCGATTCCGGGCAGACATGGCACTTCATGACCAGCAACACGCAAGGAGAAACCCTCATATCCGGCCTGCTCATGCGTCCGGTCATCGCCGCACTGCTCAGCGAAAAGAACCGCAAGGCGCTACCCGGCCAGCCACCCGGAGATTCGCCGGAAATCCATGAACAGAAACACGCCTCCGGAACACGCGCATACCTGATCATCGGTCTCAACGCAGACCGGCATCTGCAGCAGTTCAAACAATACCGACGCGCGGCCATGCTCCAGACCGGCTACGTGTTTCTGGCCGCCGTATTCCTGTGGTTTCTGGCCTTTGCCTACATCCGCCGCCGCGAGCAGGGCAAACGGCTCGTGCGGCTGGAGCAGTTCCAGAACAGGTTGTTGGACAACATGCCGGACGGCCTGATCAACGTGGGTGCGGACGGCACAATCCTGGCGGCCAACGGTTCGGCCAAAATGCTGCTGGCCCCGCCGGACAAGGAAGCGGACCGCAACCTCGTGGGCCGCAACTGGAAGGACCTGCCCATCGACGACCCCGAACCCGCCGAGGTCGAAACCGGCGAGTACCAGTGGCGACAGCACGAATACCACGGCCGGAACCTCGAGATACTTTCCGTGCCCTTTCCGGAAGGCGACAACTCCGCCCCGGAACTGGGCCTGCGCCTCGTGCTCATACGCGACCGCACCCGCATCCGACGCCTTGAGGAAGACCTGAACGAGGCCCGGCGCCTGGCCACCATCGGCTCCCTGGCCGCAGGCGTGGCGCACGAGGTGCGCAATCCGCTGAGCTCGCTGCGCGGATTTGCCCAGCTCTTTGCCGAAAAACTCAAGGGGCAGGAGCCGCTCAATTCATACGCCACCACCATGGTGCAGGAGGCCGACCGTCTCAATCGTGTGGTCACCGACCTGCTGTACCTCGCCCGCCCCCGGGCGCTGGCCCCGGTGGAGGTGAACCTTGCCGAGGAAGGCGAGTCCCTGAAAAAACTCATGCGCTTCGACATGGAACACGGCGGAGTGGAGCCGGTGTTCGATTTCAAGGCTCCCACGGTCTGGGCCGATCCGGACGCGCTCAAGCAGGTGCTGCTCAACCTGACGGCCAACAGTCTTGACGCGCTGGGCAAAAACGAGGGGGAAAAGATCGTCGGCATATCCTCGCACAGCCAGGACAGGGGAGTCTGGGTGTGCGTGAACGACAACGGCTCCGGCATGGACGAGGAAATCAGGCAACAGGCTCTTGAGCCGTTTTTCACGGCCAAATCCAAGGGCACGGGGCTGGGGCTGGCCATCGTCCACAACATCATGCGCGCCCACAAGGGGCAGATATCCATAGATTCATCGCCGGATCAGGGCACGACCGTCCGGCTGTTTTTCCCCAACCCCGCTGACGAGGACACCGAAACATGA
- a CDS encoding substrate-binding periplasmic protein, giving the protein MFVAFYRLLFVMMVLFALFEGGAMAARAEQNGLTYISENCYPFCYRDDGQPAGFTVDLLHRIWTELGQSDSSVRLLPWARGLEMVRNEPGTVLFAAARTPERERYFKWAGPILSVRLVLMSLKERGLKIRNERDLEAVSIGTVRSDAVDALLKRRYPKVRRFPVNSTELNMRKLLSGRVDAVGHDEFALRMYMEQHGLSPDRFEFVYVLQKTPVYFAFNRSVSDAYVKRFNAVLQRLRESGVYSNIWSRHGMSPPPIYTGNGS; this is encoded by the coding sequence ATGTTTGTTGCATTTTATCGGCTTTTGTTCGTGATGATGGTTCTGTTTGCCCTGTTCGAGGGTGGCGCCATGGCCGCCAGGGCAGAGCAGAATGGGCTGACCTATATTTCCGAAAACTGTTATCCGTTTTGCTATCGAGACGATGGACAGCCTGCCGGTTTTACCGTTGACCTGCTGCACCGGATCTGGACCGAACTCGGGCAATCCGATTCGTCGGTACGGCTGCTGCCGTGGGCACGGGGACTGGAAATGGTCCGCAATGAGCCGGGAACAGTGCTCTTTGCCGCCGCGCGTACGCCCGAACGGGAGCGGTATTTCAAATGGGCCGGTCCCATTCTTTCTGTCCGCCTTGTTCTCATGAGCCTGAAGGAGCGCGGCCTGAAGATACGGAACGAACGGGATCTTGAGGCCGTTTCCATTGGCACTGTCCGTTCCGATGCAGTGGATGCGCTGCTCAAGAGACGGTACCCCAAGGTCCGCCGTTTTCCCGTGAATTCCACCGAGTTGAACATGCGCAAGCTGTTGAGCGGCAGGGTGGATGCCGTGGGCCATGACGAATTTGCCCTGCGCATGTACATGGAGCAGCATGGCCTATCTCCTGATCGTTTTGAATTTGTTTATGTCCTTCAGAAGACACCTGTCTATTTCGCGTTCAACCGCAGCGTTTCCGATGCCTATGTCAAACGTTTCAATGCAGTGCTGCAACGCCTGCGTGAATCCGGGGTGTATTCGAATATCTGGTCCCGGCACGGCATGAGTCCCCCGCCCATTTACACGGGCAATGGCTCCTGA
- a CDS encoding sigma-54-dependent transcriptional regulator, whose translation MSETNTKSILVVDDEPGHRMMVRAVLEDAGWRVLEAESGEQALEELVRDGSENGLESPDVALVDMKMPGMNGMELLRELQTRRPGLPVILLTAFGSVGSAVDAMKQGAFDYLTKPADNEELKAVTHKAREYRLLLMENARLRREANDGNVEFIGASTGVAHVRELIAQAGPSEATVLILGESGTGKELVAEGLHRSSTRAERPLIKVNCAALPDDLLESELFGYEKGAFTGAVKDKPGRFQLANGGTLFLDEIGEMPGALQAKLLRALQEKIVEPLGSVRPVETDVRIIAATNRNLKAEVEAGRFREDLYYRLAVLEIRIPPLRDRREDLPLLVSFLLKKLGAKNHKAIRTVTPAFLDTLSHYDWPGNVRELENVLERALILSRSDALSPELLPPQFHGTDPSYQPAQADEPIFGTPASLEEAEKMAIIRALEENGSHRERTAEALGISRRTLQYKLKKYGLTRRQ comes from the coding sequence ATGAGCGAAACGAATACGAAATCCATATTGGTTGTAGACGATGAACCCGGCCACCGCATGATGGTACGGGCCGTGCTGGAAGACGCGGGCTGGCGCGTGCTGGAAGCGGAATCCGGAGAGCAGGCGCTGGAGGAACTGGTACGCGACGGGTCTGAAAACGGTCTTGAATCCCCGGACGTGGCGCTGGTGGACATGAAAATGCCCGGCATGAACGGCATGGAACTGCTGCGCGAACTGCAGACCCGCAGACCCGGCCTGCCCGTGATCCTGCTCACCGCGTTCGGCAGCGTGGGATCGGCCGTGGACGCCATGAAACAGGGCGCATTCGACTACCTGACCAAACCCGCCGACAACGAAGAGCTCAAGGCCGTGACCCACAAGGCCCGCGAATACAGGCTGCTGCTCATGGAAAACGCGCGGCTCCGGCGCGAGGCCAACGACGGCAACGTGGAATTCATCGGAGCCAGCACGGGCGTGGCGCATGTGCGCGAACTCATTGCCCAGGCCGGTCCCAGCGAGGCCACGGTGCTCATCCTCGGCGAATCCGGCACAGGCAAGGAACTGGTGGCCGAGGGGCTGCATCGGTCCAGCACGCGTGCTGAACGCCCGCTCATCAAGGTCAACTGCGCGGCCCTGCCCGACGACCTGCTGGAAAGCGAGCTTTTCGGCTATGAAAAGGGCGCGTTCACCGGTGCTGTCAAGGACAAGCCCGGCCGCTTCCAGCTGGCCAACGGCGGCACCCTTTTTCTGGACGAGATCGGCGAAATGCCCGGGGCATTGCAAGCCAAGCTCCTGCGCGCATTGCAGGAAAAAATCGTGGAACCGCTGGGCAGCGTTCGGCCCGTGGAAACGGACGTGCGCATCATTGCGGCCACCAACCGCAACCTCAAGGCCGAGGTGGAGGCCGGGCGTTTTCGCGAGGACCTCTACTACCGTCTGGCCGTACTCGAGATACGCATCCCGCCCCTGCGCGACCGTCGCGAGGACCTGCCTCTGCTGGTCAGCTTCCTGCTCAAAAAACTCGGCGCCAAGAATCACAAGGCCATCCGCACGGTCACGCCCGCGTTTCTGGATACCCTTTCCCATTACGACTGGCCCGGCAACGTCCGCGAGCTGGAAAACGTGCTGGAACGCGCCCTGATCCTCTCGCGCTCGGACGCACTGAGCCCCGAGCTCCTGCCTCCCCAGTTCCACGGAACGGACCCGTCCTACCAGCCCGCGCAGGCCGACGAACCGATTTTCGGCACGCCCGCATCGCTGGAAGAGGCAGAGAAAATGGCCATCATCCGGGCGCTCGAGGAAAACGGCAGCCACAGGGAGCGCACGGCCGAGGCCCTGGGCATCAGCCGCCGCACCCTGCAATACAAACTCAAAAAATACGGCCTGACACGCCGCCAATGA
- the ribD gene encoding bifunctional diaminohydroxyphosphoribosylaminopyrimidine deaminase/5-amino-6-(5-phosphoribosylamino)uracil reductase RibD, which translates to MPFSKAISSPDDRFMARAVELARNGRGPTAPNPCVGAVLVHDDRIVAEGWHTRYGRLHAERECLAQARERKVFAQADPAECVMYVTLEPCNHHGKTPPCTEAILDAGIGAVRIGAMDPNPRAAGGAETLRAAGVDVATGVLQRECEDLIADFLVWQRTGRTYNILKMAATLDGKIASAQRVPEPVSCPESFVRVQELRKLAGAVIVGGGTFRADNPSLTCRASGLPEGFCQPLAVVVTSLLPGPDAASTLLRDRPEQLVFWTPQQAAESDTAEALRTRGVRVIGLPGKDGGLDLAPGFAFLRTECGCHYTLCEGGGHLAMSLVEQGLADELVYFMAPRILGDESAPSAFAGRSGMTMKQAVDFRISTAQACGRDLMLTLMP; encoded by the coding sequence ATGCCCTTCTCGAAGGCGATTTCCAGTCCTGACGACCGCTTCATGGCCCGTGCCGTGGAACTGGCCCGTAATGGTCGAGGACCCACCGCGCCCAATCCGTGCGTTGGGGCCGTGCTGGTGCACGATGATCGCATCGTGGCCGAAGGCTGGCACACGCGCTACGGCAGGCTGCATGCCGAACGGGAGTGTCTTGCGCAGGCCCGTGAGCGAAAGGTGTTTGCACAGGCGGACCCGGCCGAATGCGTCATGTACGTCACGCTGGAGCCTTGCAATCATCATGGCAAGACACCGCCGTGTACCGAAGCCATCCTCGATGCCGGCATCGGTGCTGTGCGAATCGGAGCCATGGACCCCAACCCCAGGGCCGCAGGCGGAGCCGAGACCCTTCGTGCCGCCGGGGTCGACGTTGCCACGGGCGTGCTGCAGCGGGAATGCGAGGATTTGATCGCCGATTTTCTGGTCTGGCAACGCACCGGGCGCACCTACAACATTTTGAAAATGGCGGCCACGCTGGACGGCAAGATCGCTTCTGCCCAGCGCGTGCCCGAGCCGGTTTCCTGTCCGGAGTCCTTTGTTCGCGTGCAGGAACTGCGCAAGCTTGCGGGTGCCGTGATCGTGGGCGGTGGGACGTTCCGGGCGGATAATCCCAGCCTGACCTGCCGTGCTTCCGGACTTCCCGAGGGCTTTTGCCAGCCGTTGGCTGTTGTGGTCACCTCGCTCCTGCCCGGGCCGGACGCGGCAAGTACGCTGCTGCGCGACCGGCCGGAACAGCTTGTTTTCTGGACGCCGCAGCAGGCGGCGGAGTCGGACACTGCCGAGGCCCTGCGGACTCGGGGCGTGCGTGTGATCGGACTGCCGGGCAAGGACGGTGGGCTGGATCTTGCCCCGGGATTCGCCTTTTTGCGCACCGAGTGCGGCTGCCATTACACCCTGTGCGAAGGGGGCGGGCATCTGGCCATGTCGCTGGTGGAACAGGGGTTGGCGGATGAGCTCGTATATTTCATGGCCCCGCGCATCCTGGGAGACGAATCCGCACCTTCGGCCTTTGCGGGCAGATCGGGCATGACCATGAAACAGGCCGTGGATTTTCGCATCAGCACCGCGCAGGCCTGTGGTCGTGACCTCATGCTTACGCTCATGCCCTGA
- a CDS encoding riboflavin synthase, protein MFTGLVLGTGRVEAVEALGAETRLRIRALFDLDAIELGESIAVNGVCLTVETFGERWFTAYASRETMSVTNLGELGRGSICNLERALAVGDRLGGHIVSGHVDCVASVAGVRPAGESRIYRLSFPAEHGRYVIGKGSVALDGISLTVNGCGPDWLEVNIIPETQKATTIARWDAGRRVNMETDVIGKYVERMVAPWKGGDVSGQKAQSSSAITMDYLAQHGF, encoded by the coding sequence ATGTTTACCGGACTGGTTTTGGGAACGGGCCGAGTGGAGGCCGTGGAAGCTCTGGGCGCGGAAACCCGCCTGCGAATTCGTGCGCTTTTCGATCTGGATGCCATTGAACTGGGGGAATCCATAGCCGTGAACGGCGTATGCCTGACCGTGGAGACCTTCGGTGAACGCTGGTTCACTGCCTATGCCAGCCGCGAGACCATGTCCGTTACCAATCTCGGCGAATTGGGCCGGGGCAGCATCTGCAATCTGGAGCGGGCCTTGGCTGTGGGCGATCGTCTGGGCGGCCATATCGTCAGCGGCCATGTGGACTGCGTGGCTTCGGTGGCCGGTGTGCGGCCCGCGGGTGAATCACGAATCTATCGTCTTTCCTTTCCCGCAGAACACGGACGCTACGTCATCGGCAAGGGCTCGGTGGCGCTGGACGGCATCAGCCTGACCGTGAATGGCTGCGGCCCGGACTGGCTTGAGGTCAACATCATTCCCGAAACCCAGAAAGCCACCACCATTGCCCGCTGGGACGCGGGGCGGCGCGTGAACATGGAGACCGACGTGATCGGCAAGTATGTGGAGCGCATGGTGGCGCCGTGGAAGGGCGGGGATGTGTCCGGCCAAAAGGCGCAGTCCTCGTCGGCCATCACCATGGATTATCTGGCCCAGCACGGTTTCTGA